TCATGTTAAATATTTATTAGCACTTAAAAAGCCAAATCAATAAAAGAATTGTGGCATATAAACTCGTATTTAAAggtttgttttttaaaatttctaagaAAGTGGAAACTAGTATAATGAAAACACTTGAATTAGAAGTCATTGAAGTGGAGACATTTAGCAATTCTCCTGGCTAGACACTTCTCTACCAACTAATTATCTTCAATCACCTTAATTGCCACTtcaaaagattttgaaattgTAATTGTAAAATTCTATAGTTTTAAATAGTTCATTAATTCTTGTACTTTggattttaataaataaaaaaaatctaagagttaaaattaaaatttccatCAAAGTTGGTTAGAATCTTAGTCTTAggctatattatttattttattttattttctaaaaatcttaAATGGGCGGACACAATATTTGTgtgcataaaaaattaaattttttatttacaggaaaaaaatagaaaattatttcttaatatttGCTACTTCTTGTGGCTGAAGCTTATTTAATTCCTTTCAAGGCTACGGGGCTTTCCAAGAAAACTCCGGGTAGTTGCTGCCTACTGCAAAGGCAGAACCCCTCAGGCGAGGCTTCTGAAAAAGGCAGCAAGTCCCATCCCAAAGCTAGAGAGAATCCACGCTTTCTTTAAGTTGAAGATATTATAGCATAAAGAAGAGTCACGGAACGGAAGGCCTAACATCTATGCTTGCTggcacaagaaagaaaagatgacATCTCCACTGCCTTCGaagcttttccttcttcttcttcttcttcttattcttcttcttcatcatccagATACATTATCATATCCTTCGCAATCTCTCCTGGTTTCAGGTACATTTATATCTTGAAAATCTTCTATTTCTGCCCTCTTTTTGTTAGTTTTCTCATTAATTCGAAGGAACATAACTGAAAACTAGGGTTACCAAAAACCAGTGCTCGACTTGAACCCGTATTTCAACCTGCTTCCTACCttgaatattattttgtatgttcCTGATATGtattgatataataatttatgatataaatagtGAGTAGTTCTTCTTCCTCAGGCATTTAACAGATTTTATGTAaagattaaacaaaaaattgtaGTATgtaccaaatatatatatatatatatgaataaaaatttcatatattttttttctcagttCACTCCCTTTcacttcaaaatttttatgaatatttataCTGACAATTGTTTACCACTTgatagtaataaaattaatatcaatatttaccccacacaaaataaataaatggtgaGTTAAAATTTACATACTTGTAAGATGAAGACttgatatattattgttatattaatGTTTCATGCAGCGTCTGATCAGGAACCAAAAATTGTCGAAGACCATGGAAACATAGCTGAAACAGCCAATGAAACAAGCAACGCAGAAATCACTGCAATTGACAGGCTCGGCGGTGGGGCCGGGGGTCATGGCGGAGGTGGTCACAGTGCCAGCCGCGGCGGTGGTAGAGGCGGGGGCAGGGGCCGATATAGGGGATATGTAGGTGTAATACCCTTGTACGCGGCCGGCGCCGGTGGACATCATCCCAATGGCAACCACCATCACGGCGGCGCCACCAATTATGGTTGTCCATCCTACTTGCTGGCTTATGCAATCCTAGCCTCAGTATTAGTTCTTCTAGCTAGCTGAGAATGTAAACTTCAAATACCCCACAACATTTACCTACATCTTTGTTGTTCTAAATTGAATTGAAAGCCAAGATCATGTcatatattatgaattatttgagaTTATCAAGAACAATGATATGTTTGAAAACTCAATAGTGACGAGCAACGCTGGCTACTTTTAGTCAATCTCAAGCAGTTGAAAACTATTAACTCAAGTCAAAAGGGGAAGCTTTTCAACTGGGTGTTTGTACAGCTAACTATAAACAACGGTTGCCTATTCAGTTTCTCCACCGAGAGAGCTTC
This genomic stretch from Diospyros lotus cultivar Yz01 chromosome 1, ASM1463336v1, whole genome shotgun sequence harbors:
- the LOC127811146 gene encoding dormancy-associated protein 2-like; the protein is MTSPLPSKLFLLLLLLLILLLHHPDTLSYPSQSLLVSASDQEPKIVEDHGNIAETANETSNAEITAIDRLGGGAGGHGGGGHSASRGGGRGGGRGRYRGYVGVIPLYAAGAGGHHPNGNHHHGGATNYGCPSYLLAYAILASVLVLLAS